The sequence aacaacagcaacaactgtgTGATGTATATTTCTTGCTTAATGTTAAAATTaatcttttacattttaaaatgtagaaaTTATAATGGGCTTTATCCTACCGCAGCACTCAAAGAAGATTCACTGATTGAAAAGCTTCTTTATACCAGAAGACTGTTCTACACATAgctgagtggagtggtaggatgctCTGGATCATTAGATTATTAATTTGAGGTAtatgccctgtggcgcagagtgataaactgcagtactgcagcccaagctttgctcacgacctgaattcaatcctggcagaagctgggttcaaatagccggttcaaggttgacagccttccatccttccgaggtcggtaaaatgaatacccagtttcttgggggtaaagtgtagatgactggggaaggcactggcaaaccaccccgtaacaaaaaatctgccaagaaaacgtcatgatgcaacttctccccatgggtcagtaatgacttgatacttgcacaggaaaaagaggaagcTTTAGCTTTTAACCTTTTTTACTTTGAGGTATAAACTTGATTTGCAGTTGTATAAATTAAAATTTGTCTCTCTAGTACTTTCTATATGCATTTGGTATTAATCATATTAATTAGCCTTTTGTCTTTGCATTTTGTTGTTATATGGAAGTTTGTTACTGTTGTGGTTTTGCATTTTCTCCTTGCTGTTGTGTAATCAATTATAATAGAGTATTCTGTCAAAATTTCACATGAAACCATTTTAATACTTATTGTGTATTCACTTTACTTTGTCTCTCACCATGTAGCTGCTTACTAGGGATTAACTACTTCTCTTATTAGTATGCCATGCATAATTCTCCCATTGTGATACTTACTTACTAGGTTTTTATCTTACTGTGCACTTTACTTTTTTAAGTAAAAGAAATAGCAACTGAAACAAATACAGTTCTTTATTTATGGGGGCGGGAAGACAGCATAGTATAGCCAGATCTTGTaaaatttcagaagctaagcagagtcagtacctAGGTGAGTGACTGCCCAGGAAGACTCTGCAATGGGAAAAcatctctgcttcttacttgccttgaaagcccctttctgaggttgccataagttggttgcgaaTGGCAGCACATATGTACACATGCAAGTATTTGTGCAGACTTCATATTTTAGCTTTTAATTCAGAGTTCCCCAGTGTGCTGCCTGTGGGCATCCTGGCACCTGCCAGCACTTCTCCTGTTGCCCGAGAAACTTTTTAGAAAGTAGATAGGGCTTTTGGGAGGCAGGGCTTgttattagtgtgtgtgtgtgtgtgtgtgtgtgttatgtgccatcaaattgcttctgacttaaggtaccctatgaatgaatgctctccaaaatgtcttatcactGACAGATTTACTCAGGTCTTGTAAAGAGAAGGCTGTGTCTTCCTTTATTGactcaatccatctcatgttaggtattcctcttttcctactgccttcaacttctcTTAGTATTGTCTTCTTATGATATGACCAACATAAGAAACCCTAtgattcaaatgaaagggttttccatgAATGCAATAGCAGCAACAGTCACTGATGATCAGGAAAACTAGTATGCCTCCAGGCTTGTGGTTCCATTTCCCTTTTAGactttccttctcccccacccctatctctttcttccttccctctgggcttcaatccatttctttttattctccttctgcaattcttttgcaGTGTGAGAAAGGAGGTATTGTGTTTTGTTCCACCTCCTGTaacagccattttgggtttgacTGTAGCTCCTGTGGCAACCACAGGCACTCATCATCCCCTTTCCACATTCCAGaggtgcccacaagctcaaaaaggttggagacccctgttTTAATTTCATAATGTTAAAAAAATAGCTTCTGCTGACTCTTGTTTTACCAAAAATATGGGAAATTTATCCTGCTTGCtaagatctagggttgcccagttgttgctgccaacttccaggagcTTCTTCTGGGCAGAACCTTTGGAAAAATGGTATCTCCAACACCAATACATCATTTCCAggagaaaatccagaagtgatgtctgtGTTAAAAACCAGAGATTTGCGAAATTTCTAGCATCTTGTAATAGGCtgggatatcacttctgggttttctcccagaaatgatgtaatgACATCAGCTATGCTGTCTCTCACCACcaccatctcctatctttttctCCTGCCATTGAATCAATGGGCAGAGGGATGGTGAGTGAGGTGGTAGAGGATTTCATATTGCTGGAATTTCAAGTATACCCAGTACTTGTAAAATAATTACAAACTGATGCACTCTGTTACCATAGCATagtatctttaatttttgccatatGAGGCATaggaaaataaaagttgaaagtagaagaaaaattctgtagtaaacaaaaaaaattatattatttgTACAGAAACTCTCTGAATCACAATAAGTGATTACTTAAGTAAGACTACCAGCATGTTTGGAtattaactttattaaaacaCTTAACGCTTTAATAATGTATTGTTATTAAAcatattatagcatattaattattgCCCAAATTATTGTGATTAAACCAAAAAAATGACAATATTGTATACATCTACAGTATAcatttgaagccaactgggtgaccttgggtgagtcacagttcttccagagctctctcagccccacccacctcacagggtgattgttgtgggaataataataacatactttgcaaaccactctgagtgagcattaagttgtcctgaagggcagtatataatctaatgttgttgttattagtattataagtttttttttcagtgttcccccaaatttcccactTTTTCCAGTGGAAATCATCCATGATACTTCTTTCCCTTTCAGTCTACTTCAGGGCCATAGGAGTCAGCCATGCTGAAGGGCTCCTTCTTGACTGTTTGTTTGGCTGCTGTGTAGGATGGCTTCGTGGCTGGGGGAGTATGGATGTTGTCAACATGATGTTtccaggagggtggggtttggtagTTGTGGATTCCCCTGTAGGAAGTTACTGGAGTATAGCGGTAAGTGTGAGTATCCATCAAATTTGATTGATGTTTGCCAAATAAAGGTTTTACTGTATATTATTCCTTCTAGGCAAGCAGATTCTCTGATCAAAACCAAATTGGAAAACTTAAATTACTATATAGCGTTTGTCCTATATAATAGGGCCATTTTTGGCTAGTCTCCTACCATTGGTCAAGtgcaaattaaaacacatttttccCCCAAAGTTGCATGTTACAGAGTTTATCTTTAAGATAAAGTGTCATTTAAGGTTAGGTCACAGATTTCATCTTGCCAAAATCCAGCCACCCATTCTTAAGATGTTTGCTGTTGGGATGATTACTACCATTATGTTTATGGTTGAGAGCAGATTTTTGGATCTGCATTATCACAGTTTGCATAAGGAGACACTAACATAGTTGTTTCACTCAACTACTTACTGTTTATAGAAGGGCTGAGGGATGGTATAACATAACTCTGCACAACAGTAAAGGCCTCAGCACTCCTTAATGCTTTTCTCTTTCCCATTCTTATTAAACGGAACATTTTAGAATTTGGAGACTTCCTTACCAGGCAACGAGAAGGTAGTTTCAGAAGCAaccagattttttcccccagagtattaattagggttgccatcaggcctggagaaaaatgacatccctttaatagaggcttaacagGTGGAAAgaagcagctgaagcttttcatagcatggaggtaaataacatcacattaAGCCTCTAGCACTCTATCAAAGGCagtggacatttttctccaggcttgttggcatTCCTAGTGTCAATACAGTATAATAGTTTGAATGTTGAATTAGGACtggagttcaaatctccactctcttATAGCCCTGGGCCAATCACTACTTCTCAGTCTAAGCTACTTCACCAGTTCACAAAGTGATTGTGTTTATCTGAGAAAAAATTAACTCAATGAACATGGCAGTGGTGCTACAGCTTCCCAGATTCTGAGGCTTTGGTGCACATGTTCATTACATGTACTAAAAGGGAAGACAGAAAACAGAATGGCTGAACAAAGGCAAAAAGCAGTGATTCTTCATCTGTGGACCCTCTTAttttcttatttgtctttttttctttactcTTATCTACCGCAAGTTTGCAAAGACTTCTACAGATACCTATGTAGTGCTTATGGTACAGGATACAGCCCCCCCTTAACTATAAGCAGTTACTGAGTTGTTTGTTCTAGTGCTGTTGCATTCTGTACTTTTGtttagtaaaagaaaaaaaatagattcTGTGGTCCTCAGTTAGTTGACAGTATTGGTTTCTCGTTTTTGACTGTCTGACCAACATTTTCTTCTTTCAGATCACTTTCCATATTGAGCCATACAAAGACAGAGATGATCGTAGTATGTACAACAATGTCAAGTATATCATAGACAAGTaagaattttctttaaaaaaaaaagacttcaaCATGTCTGATGGTATTTATACAACCTCTTTCTGTCCTTTGCTATCAGTTAATCTTGCAGCTGTCATAAATAGCTAAATTTCCTATTTGGTTGGCCTGACAAATTTTACTTGGATTTAATCTAGGAGATTTGATATGTCTCTCTAATTATCTGATGGTAAATATGAAACCAGATTTGAGCTGAAATATTATTTGTTGAGAAGAAGGAATTTTGAATATCAACATTTGGAGAAAAATAATTGAGTGTAAGAGATTTTTCTTCTGagataacaaaacaaatcactgTGTACTGTGTTCTGTTTGCTTTACAGATATGGAGATCATCCAGGTTTTTACAGACATAAAGTTAGTACAGGTCGAACCTTTCCCATGTTTTACGTTTATGATTCTTACATCACAATCCCTGAAATGTGGGCAAATCTGCTCACTGTATCAGGTTCCCAGAGCATACGCAATACACCATATGATAGTTTATTTATTGCCCTTCTCGTAGAAGAAAAACATAAGCATGAAATCCTCAGAAGTGGCTTTGATGGAATTTATACATACTTTGCAACAAATGGCTTTTCTTATGGCTCAAGTCATCATAACTGGCCAAGTCTGAAAGCCTTTTGTGACAAGAACAACCTAATGTTTATTCCAAGTGTGGGTCCAGGTTATGTAGATACCAGCATTCGACCATGGAACAACCATAACACCCGGAACCGTGTCAATGGAAAATACTATGAGACTGCATTCAGCGCAGCACTTCTGGTACGACCTGAAATAATTTCAATTACCTCTTTTAATGAATGGCATGAAGGAACACAGATTGAAAAAGCCATTCCAAAAAAGACTGGAAAGACAGTTTACCTAGACTATCAACCACATAAACCAAATATTTATCTGGAGCTCACTCACAAGTGGTCTGAAAAATACAGCCAGGAAAAAGAGCAGTGGCTTACATGAGATATTACTGTGTTTGTTTCTGAATGGATTCAGCCCCATAAGGAACCTGTCACACTGTGTCGTGTATATTGCAGAGATTTTAACTAGTTAACTTACTCTATACCTTCACTAAAGAAAATTTTTACTTTGAGGAGTAAAGATAACAATGGCAAGCAATACTAGCTTCTTGGATTCTTACATAGCATATTGAGAATATATTTGAAGTGCTGAAtactgtatgtattaatattctgtATAGTATGAATATTTTACTAGTAATTCAAGTAGAGAGGTATAGAACTTTGGCTGTCATCCAAACAACTGCATAGCTCTGAAAGAAACTGGGGttctgaatttctcccttccaggaaaaaaaaactgcACTCCCCAAGAAGCTTCTTCAAAAGGTAAGCAAACTTTAGTAGCAGCTTCCAGAGCATTAGGTGAACTGGAAACAAAGGAAAATGAACTATTGTGAATCCTTCAGTGCTTTAGTTCAGGCCTTGGAGCAACTGTGATCAACCTTCTGCATCCATAATTTCTTAAAGATTAACGTGTATGTGGTGCATGAAACAGTGTTTGGTAAATTGCAGATTCCCTTAACTTTTCTGTGCATCATTAAAATGGATGGGAACTATACAACACCAGTCTTTTTTCTGCCCAGTGTCCTATTTTATATTCTTCCTAGAAGCAGGAaagtttttgtttatatttgtttTGTCTTTTGGTGGAAAAGATGAGTGAAGTGAAATAGTTGTGATCATCATAGTTGCTAATACTTTGTTATGAATGACAGAAGACATATTTAGTATCCTGTTAAAATGTTCCCGCTTTTTAACTAAGCAATATTGTG is a genomic window of Eublepharis macularius isolate TG4126 chromosome 1, MPM_Emac_v1.0, whole genome shotgun sequence containing:
- the MANEA gene encoding glycoprotein endo-alpha-1,2-mannosidase isoform X1 produces the protein MARFRRRTCIILLLFILFICSIMMALKTLRPERAGFGDPFGLGLLPDFQQRTTHLKKKFSVQNRAKEDSFTHTKNLHSLTMNMKTPMVPVGKVEQDLPSPNYDFHVFYYSWFGNPQFDGKYIHWNHPLLTHWDPKIASGYPKGRHNPPEDIGSSFYPELGPYSSKDPSVIESHMKQISSASIGVLALSWYPPGMNDENGEPTDGLVLTILDIAHKYKLKITFHIEPYKDRDDRSMYNNVKYIIDKYGDHPGFYRHKVSTGRTFPMFYVYDSYITIPEMWANLLTVSGSQSIRNTPYDSLFIALLVEEKHKHEILRSGFDGIYTYFATNGFSYGSSHHNWPSLKAFCDKNNLMFIPSVGPGYVDTSIRPWNNHNTRNRVNGKYYETAFSAALLVRPEIISITSFNEWHEGTQIEKAIPKKTGKTVYLDYQPHKPNIYLELTHKWSEKYSQEKEQWLT